From the genome of Arvicola amphibius chromosome 9, mArvAmp1.2, whole genome shotgun sequence, one region includes:
- the LOC119823027 gene encoding cytochrome P450 2D20-like isoform X2 has translation MALLTGDGLWSMLLFTAIFLLLLDLMHRRKFWTARYPPGPVPLPGLGNLLQVDFENMSYSLYKLRQRYGDVFSLQMAWKPVVVINGLKAVREALVTYGEDTADRPPLPIYDHMGYGPKAKGVVLAPYGPEWREQRRFALSTMRDFGLGKKSLEQWVTEEAGHLCDTFTKEAGVCNVISSLIYAHRFEYEDPFFSRLQKTLKESLGEDTGFIAEVLNAVPVLLRIPGLPGKAFPKMTEFMDSMDKMLIEHKKTWDPAQLPRDLTDAFLAEMEKAKGNPDSSFNDGNLRVMVADLFFAGMVTTSTTLSWALLLMILHPDVQSRVQQEIDEVIGQVRRPEMADQARMPYTNAVVHEVQRFGDIVPTNVPHMTSRDIEVQGFLIPKGTTLLTNLSSVLKDETVWEKPLRFHPEHFLDAQGRFVKHEAFMPFSAGRRVCLGEPLARMELFLFFTCLLQRFSFSVPSGQPRPSDYGFFSLPVTPIPYELCAVVR, from the exons ATGGCACTGCTGACTGGAGATGGCCTGTGGTCTATGCTCCTATTCACAGCCATCTTCCTGCTATTGCTGGACCTGATGCACCGACGCAAGTTCTGGACTGCCCGCTACCCTCCGGGTCCTGTGCCCCTGCCTGGGCTGGGCAACCTCCTCCAAGTGGATTTCGAGAACATGTCGTATAGCTTGTACAAG CTTCGACAGCGCTATGGTGACGTGTTCAGCCTGCAGATGGCCTGGAAGCCCGTGGTTGTGATCAATGGACTGAAGGCGGTGCGGGAAGCGCTGGTGACCTATGGAGAAGACACTGCTGACCGCCCTCCGTTACCCATCTATGATCACATGGGCTATGGGCCCAAAGCAAAAG GTGTGGTGTTAGCTCCTTATGGACCCGAATGGAGAGAACAGCGGCGATTTGCTTTGTCCACCATGCGAGACTTTGGCCTGGGCAAGAAATCCCTGGAGCAGTGGGTGACGGAGGAGGCTGGACACCTCTGTGATACCTTCACCAAGGAGGCTG GTGTATGCAATGTGATTTCATCCCTCATTTATGCCCATCGCTTTGAGTATGAAGACCCTTTCTTCAGCAGGCTGCAGAAAACGTTAaaggaaagcttgggagaggaCACTGGCTTCATTGCAGAG GTGCTGAATGCAGTCCCGGTGCTCCTtcgcatccctgggctgcctggtaAAGCCTTCCCCAAGATGACAGAGTTCATGGACTCAATGGATAAGATGTTGATTGAGCACAAGAAAACTTGGGACCCTGCCCAGCTACCCCGAGACCTGACAGATGCCTTCCTGGCTGAGATGGAGAAG GCCAAGGGGAATCCTGACAGCAGTTTCAATGATGGGAATCTGCGCGTCATGGTGGCTGACCTGTTCTTTGCTGGAATGGTGACGACCTCAACCACACTGTCCTGGGCCCTGCTGCTCATGATCCTACACCCCGATGTGCAGA GCCGCGTCCAACAGGAGATTGATGAAGTCATAGGGCAGGTGCGGCGTCCAGAGATGGCAGACCAGGCCCGCATGCCCTACACCAATGCTGTTGTTCATGAGGTACAGCGATTTGGAGACATCGTTCCAACCAATGTACCACATATGACATCCCGTGACATTGAAGTACAGGGCTTCCTCATCCCCAAG GGGACGACCCTCCTCACCAACCTGTCCTCAGTGCTGAAGGATGAGACTGTCTGGGAGAAGCCCCTCCGCTTCCATCCTGAGCACTTCCTGGATGCCCAGGGCCGTTTTGTGAAGCATGAGGCCTTCATGCCCTTCTCAGCAG GTCGCCGAGTTTGCTTGGGGGAGCCCCTGGCCCGCATGgagctcttcctcttcttcacctGCCTCCTGCAGCGCTTTAGCTTCTCAGTGCCCAGTGGACAGCCCCGACCCAGCGACTATGGCTTCTTCTCATTGCCAGTTACCCCAATCCCCTATGAGCTCTGTGCAGTTGTGCGCTAG
- the LOC119823027 gene encoding cytochrome P450 2D20-like isoform X1 — translation MALLTGDGLWSMLLFTAIFLLLLDLMHRRKFWTARYPPGPVPLPGLGNLLQVDFENMSYSLYKLRQRYGDVFSLQMAWKPVVVINGLKAVREALVTYGEDTADRPPLPIYDHMGYGPKAKGVVLAPYGPEWREQRRFALSTMRDFGLGKKSLEQWVTEEAGHLCDTFTKEAGKPFNPITLLSKGVCNVISSLIYAHRFEYEDPFFSRLQKTLKESLGEDTGFIAEVLNAVPVLLRIPGLPGKAFPKMTEFMDSMDKMLIEHKKTWDPAQLPRDLTDAFLAEMEKAKGNPDSSFNDGNLRVMVADLFFAGMVTTSTTLSWALLLMILHPDVQSRVQQEIDEVIGQVRRPEMADQARMPYTNAVVHEVQRFGDIVPTNVPHMTSRDIEVQGFLIPKGTTLLTNLSSVLKDETVWEKPLRFHPEHFLDAQGRFVKHEAFMPFSAGRRVCLGEPLARMELFLFFTCLLQRFSFSVPSGQPRPSDYGFFSLPVTPIPYELCAVVR, via the exons ATGGCACTGCTGACTGGAGATGGCCTGTGGTCTATGCTCCTATTCACAGCCATCTTCCTGCTATTGCTGGACCTGATGCACCGACGCAAGTTCTGGACTGCCCGCTACCCTCCGGGTCCTGTGCCCCTGCCTGGGCTGGGCAACCTCCTCCAAGTGGATTTCGAGAACATGTCGTATAGCTTGTACAAG CTTCGACAGCGCTATGGTGACGTGTTCAGCCTGCAGATGGCCTGGAAGCCCGTGGTTGTGATCAATGGACTGAAGGCGGTGCGGGAAGCGCTGGTGACCTATGGAGAAGACACTGCTGACCGCCCTCCGTTACCCATCTATGATCACATGGGCTATGGGCCCAAAGCAAAAG GTGTGGTGTTAGCTCCTTATGGACCCGAATGGAGAGAACAGCGGCGATTTGCTTTGTCCACCATGCGAGACTTTGGCCTGGGCAAGAAATCCCTGGAGCAGTGGGTGACGGAGGAGGCTGGACACCTCTGTGATACCTTCACCAAGGAGGCTG GAAAACCATTTAATCCCATCACCCTCCTGAGTAAAGGTGTATGCAATGTGATTTCATCCCTCATTTATGCCCATCGCTTTGAGTATGAAGACCCTTTCTTCAGCAGGCTGCAGAAAACGTTAaaggaaagcttgggagaggaCACTGGCTTCATTGCAGAG GTGCTGAATGCAGTCCCGGTGCTCCTtcgcatccctgggctgcctggtaAAGCCTTCCCCAAGATGACAGAGTTCATGGACTCAATGGATAAGATGTTGATTGAGCACAAGAAAACTTGGGACCCTGCCCAGCTACCCCGAGACCTGACAGATGCCTTCCTGGCTGAGATGGAGAAG GCCAAGGGGAATCCTGACAGCAGTTTCAATGATGGGAATCTGCGCGTCATGGTGGCTGACCTGTTCTTTGCTGGAATGGTGACGACCTCAACCACACTGTCCTGGGCCCTGCTGCTCATGATCCTACACCCCGATGTGCAGA GCCGCGTCCAACAGGAGATTGATGAAGTCATAGGGCAGGTGCGGCGTCCAGAGATGGCAGACCAGGCCCGCATGCCCTACACCAATGCTGTTGTTCATGAGGTACAGCGATTTGGAGACATCGTTCCAACCAATGTACCACATATGACATCCCGTGACATTGAAGTACAGGGCTTCCTCATCCCCAAG GGGACGACCCTCCTCACCAACCTGTCCTCAGTGCTGAAGGATGAGACTGTCTGGGAGAAGCCCCTCCGCTTCCATCCTGAGCACTTCCTGGATGCCCAGGGCCGTTTTGTGAAGCATGAGGCCTTCATGCCCTTCTCAGCAG GTCGCCGAGTTTGCTTGGGGGAGCCCCTGGCCCGCATGgagctcttcctcttcttcacctGCCTCCTGCAGCGCTTTAGCTTCTCAGTGCCCAGTGGACAGCCCCGACCCAGCGACTATGGCTTCTTCTCATTGCCAGTTACCCCAATCCCCTATGAGCTCTGTGCAGTTGTGCGCTAG
- the LOC119823027 gene encoding cytochrome P450 2D20-like isoform X3: MALLTGDGLWSMLLFTAIFLLLLDLMHRRKFWTARYPPGPVPLPGLGNLLQVDFENMSYSLYKLRQRYGDVFSLQMAWKPVVVINGLKAVREALVTYGEDTADRPPLPIYDHMGYGPKAKGVVLAPYGPEWREQRRFALSTMRDFGLGKKSLEQWVTEEAGHLCDTFTKEAGKPFNPITLLSKGVCNVISSLIYAHRFEYEDPFFSRLQKTLKESLGEDTGFIAEVLNAVPVLLRIPGLPGKAFPKMTEFMDSMDKMLIEHKKTWDPAQLPRDLTDAFLAEMEKAKGNPDSSFNDGNLRVMVADLFFAGMVTTSTTLSWALLLMILHPDVQSRVQQEIDEVIGQVRRPEMADQARMPYTNAVVHEVQRFGDIVPTNVPHMTSRDIEVQGFLIPKVAEFAWGSPWPAWSSSSSSPASCSALASQCPVDSPDPATMASSHCQLPQSPMSSVQLCASKDSSSFLLPSLC, encoded by the exons ATGGCACTGCTGACTGGAGATGGCCTGTGGTCTATGCTCCTATTCACAGCCATCTTCCTGCTATTGCTGGACCTGATGCACCGACGCAAGTTCTGGACTGCCCGCTACCCTCCGGGTCCTGTGCCCCTGCCTGGGCTGGGCAACCTCCTCCAAGTGGATTTCGAGAACATGTCGTATAGCTTGTACAAG CTTCGACAGCGCTATGGTGACGTGTTCAGCCTGCAGATGGCCTGGAAGCCCGTGGTTGTGATCAATGGACTGAAGGCGGTGCGGGAAGCGCTGGTGACCTATGGAGAAGACACTGCTGACCGCCCTCCGTTACCCATCTATGATCACATGGGCTATGGGCCCAAAGCAAAAG GTGTGGTGTTAGCTCCTTATGGACCCGAATGGAGAGAACAGCGGCGATTTGCTTTGTCCACCATGCGAGACTTTGGCCTGGGCAAGAAATCCCTGGAGCAGTGGGTGACGGAGGAGGCTGGACACCTCTGTGATACCTTCACCAAGGAGGCTG GAAAACCATTTAATCCCATCACCCTCCTGAGTAAAGGTGTATGCAATGTGATTTCATCCCTCATTTATGCCCATCGCTTTGAGTATGAAGACCCTTTCTTCAGCAGGCTGCAGAAAACGTTAaaggaaagcttgggagaggaCACTGGCTTCATTGCAGAG GTGCTGAATGCAGTCCCGGTGCTCCTtcgcatccctgggctgcctggtaAAGCCTTCCCCAAGATGACAGAGTTCATGGACTCAATGGATAAGATGTTGATTGAGCACAAGAAAACTTGGGACCCTGCCCAGCTACCCCGAGACCTGACAGATGCCTTCCTGGCTGAGATGGAGAAG GCCAAGGGGAATCCTGACAGCAGTTTCAATGATGGGAATCTGCGCGTCATGGTGGCTGACCTGTTCTTTGCTGGAATGGTGACGACCTCAACCACACTGTCCTGGGCCCTGCTGCTCATGATCCTACACCCCGATGTGCAGA GCCGCGTCCAACAGGAGATTGATGAAGTCATAGGGCAGGTGCGGCGTCCAGAGATGGCAGACCAGGCCCGCATGCCCTACACCAATGCTGTTGTTCATGAGGTACAGCGATTTGGAGACATCGTTCCAACCAATGTACCACATATGACATCCCGTGACATTGAAGTACAGGGCTTCCTCATCCCCAAG GTCGCCGAGTTTGCTTGGGGGAGCCCCTGGCCCGCATGgagctcttcctcttcttcacctGCCTCCTGCAGCGCTTTAGCTTCTCAGTGCCCAGTGGACAGCCCCGACCCAGCGACTATGGCTTCTTCTCATTGCCAGTTACCCCAATCCCCTATGAGCTCTGTGCAGTTGTGCGCTAGCAAGGACAgcagctccttccttctccccagcttGTGCTGA